Proteins found in one Bacteroidota bacterium genomic segment:
- a CDS encoding nucleotidyl transferase AbiEii/AbiGii toxin family protein produces the protein MINKDEITIAWINKISKGNRQADKILIEKLIHALLLLEGLAIYKLPFVFKGGTALMLHLNSTKRLSIDIDIIIPEKVDKLEEILDDIAVEQGFSRKELQHRDTISKIKKNHYKFFYAPIHKSNKEEEYILLDILYENINYSKIEKIPVQSSFVPLKGENVFVDIPCLEDLLGDKLTAFAPNTTGIPYFKKEDSMSMEIIKQLYDIGILMEVVNDVQMIKSTFYRFAAAELSYRNNEVINEDDVLEDIFQTSLCIATRGADGMGDFKHLQQGIQRVSRFIFSESYHLEKAIIHASKAAYMASLIKHGAKKIEKFKNPAQIKDWIIGEPLNNKLSKFKKSNPEAFFYWYKINQLIT, from the coding sequence ATGATCAATAAAGATGAAATAACTATTGCTTGGATTAACAAAATCTCTAAGGGAAACCGTCAAGCGGATAAAATTCTTATCGAAAAACTAATTCACGCATTGCTTTTATTGGAAGGACTTGCGATATATAAACTCCCATTTGTATTTAAAGGGGGCACAGCATTAATGCTTCACCTCAATTCAACAAAAAGACTCTCCATCGACATTGATATTATAATCCCTGAAAAAGTAGATAAATTAGAAGAAATCCTAGATGATATTGCTGTGGAACAAGGATTCTCGCGAAAAGAGTTACAACACAGAGATACCATCTCAAAGATTAAAAAGAATCATTATAAATTTTTCTATGCTCCAATTCATAAGTCAAATAAAGAGGAGGAATATATTTTACTTGATATCTTATATGAAAACATTAACTATTCAAAGATTGAAAAAATCCCTGTACAATCATCTTTTGTGCCATTGAAAGGTGAAAATGTTTTTGTTGATATTCCCTGTTTGGAAGATTTGCTTGGTGATAAATTGACTGCCTTTGCTCCAAATACAACTGGTATTCCATACTTTAAAAAGGAAGATAGCATGAGTATGGAAATCATTAAACAACTCTACGATATTGGAATCTTAATGGAGGTGGTAAACGATGTGCAAATGATTAAATCGACCTTTTATCGTTTCGCGGCAGCTGAATTATCTTATCGAAATAATGAAGTTATCAATGAAGATGATGTATTAGAAGACATCTTCCAAACCTCCTTATGCATAGCAACTAGAGGAGCAGACGGCATGGGAGATTTTAAACATTTACAACAAGGTATCCAGAGAGTAAGCAGATTCATTTTTTCCGAGAGCTATCACTTGGAAAAAGCGATAATCCATGCTTCAAAAGCTGCATATATGGCCTCTTTAATAAAGCATGGTGCCAAAAAAATAGAAAAATTTAAAAATCCTGCGCAAATAAAGGATTGGATTATTGGAGAGCCACTAAATAACAAATTAAGCAAATTTAAAAAATCAAATCCCGAAGCTTTTTTTTATTGGTATAAAATTAACCAACTTATAACATAA
- a CDS encoding N(G),N(G)-dimethylarginine dimethylaminohydrolase: MFKYALVRKPAESMIHGITSMNIGKPEFQKALNQHSEYCKALKKCGLTIVEIAEEPQFPDSVFVEDTAIVTEKCAIITFPGHINRRGEELSVASKLEEFRTLEYITYPGTLDGGDIMRAENHFFIGLSDRTNKEGAEQLMKLLAKYGYTSSMIEIDKMLHLKTGINYVGNQTLVMIDSLLSMKGFDDYKKISIPDEESYAANCLLINDYLLVAKGFERAKKTFVNAGFKIIELEMSEYMKLDGGLSCLSLRF; the protein is encoded by the coding sequence ATGTTTAAATACGCTTTAGTTCGCAAGCCTGCTGAATCGATGATTCATGGCATTACCAGTATGAATATAGGTAAGCCTGAATTTCAAAAGGCATTAAATCAGCACAGTGAATATTGTAAGGCGCTTAAAAAGTGCGGGTTGACTATTGTTGAGATTGCCGAAGAACCTCAATTTCCAGATAGTGTTTTTGTAGAAGACACTGCCATTGTCACCGAAAAATGTGCCATAATAACTTTTCCGGGTCACATAAACAGGAGGGGTGAAGAACTAAGCGTTGCTTCAAAACTTGAGGAATTTAGGACATTAGAATACATTACATATCCCGGAACACTGGATGGTGGGGATATCATGCGCGCAGAAAACCACTTTTTTATCGGATTGTCGGATCGGACAAACAAAGAAGGGGCGGAGCAACTGATGAAACTTCTTGCAAAATATGGCTATACTTCCTCAATGATAGAGATCGATAAAATGCTTCATTTAAAAACCGGGATTAACTATGTGGGTAATCAAACCCTCGTGATGATTGACAGCTTATTGTCGATGAAAGGATTTGATGACTATAAGAAGATTTCCATTCCGGATGAAGAAAGTTATGCGGCAAATTGTTTATTGATCAATGATTATTTATTGGTTGCCAAAGGTTTTGAAAGGGCCAAAAAAACTTTTGTAAATGCAGGATTTAAAATTATTGAGTTGGAAATGAGTGAATACATGAAGCTGGACGGAGGACTGAGCTGCCTTTCATTACGATTTTAA
- a CDS encoding HAD-IIIA family hydrolase has protein sequence MINYKEALIHINTFIFDYDGVFTNGTVILMNTGEPLRTANVKDGYALQLAVKMGYNIVIISGGKSQSITNRFDALNVTDVFLSVDNKIEVYHKYLKDHKLEPQNVLYMGDDIPDYKIMQEVGVATCPADASEEIKSISNYISHLNGGEGCVRDVIEQVMKVQGKWMTDDAFHW, from the coding sequence ATGATAAATTACAAAGAAGCGCTTATCCACATCAATACTTTTATTTTCGATTACGACGGTGTTTTTACCAATGGAACCGTTATATTAATGAATACCGGAGAACCCTTACGCACCGCAAATGTTAAAGATGGCTATGCACTTCAGCTTGCCGTAAAAATGGGTTATAATATTGTGATTATTTCAGGTGGAAAATCTCAATCGATTACCAATCGCTTTGATGCATTAAATGTGACTGATGTTTTTTTAAGTGTGGATAATAAGATTGAAGTTTATCATAAATACCTAAAGGATCATAAACTGGAGCCCCAAAATGTGCTTTATATGGGCGATGACATTCCCGATTATAAAATTATGCAGGAAGTAGGAGTAGCTACCTGCCCTGCCGATGCATCGGAAGAAATTAAATCAATTTCGAACTATATTTCACATTTAAATGGCGGTGAAGGTTGTGTACGGGATGTCATCGAACAGGTAATGAAAGTTCAGGGAAAATGGATGACCGATGATGCTTTTCACTGGTAA
- the surE gene encoding 5'/3'-nucleotidase SurE — protein sequence MSKPTILITNDDGINAKGLRYLISVMRKLGDVTVVASEFPMSATSHSITVRSPLRLEKIIEEDGYREYQCNGTPVDCMKLGEQVVLRKKPDLLVSGVNHGSNASVNVVYSGTMAAVIEGCISGIPSIGFSLLDYSSKADFSACGNFINEITGKVLKEGLPQGVCLNVNIPAIKAEEINGIKICRQSKARWVEEFDVRKDPREKDYFWLTGYFEKLDNEPDTDQWALENHYVSVVPTQFDFTAHKEIATIKKWQLNGKSIK from the coding sequence ATGAGCAAGCCTACAATTTTAATCACCAATGATGATGGCATAAACGCCAAGGGTTTGAGATATTTAATTTCCGTTATGAGAAAACTTGGAGATGTTACAGTTGTGGCTTCAGAATTCCCAATGTCGGCAACCAGCCATTCGATAACGGTAAGATCGCCTCTTAGGCTTGAAAAAATTATAGAAGAAGATGGATACCGTGAATATCAATGCAATGGAACTCCTGTTGATTGCATGAAGTTGGGCGAGCAAGTGGTTTTAAGGAAAAAACCTGATTTGTTGGTTTCGGGTGTAAATCATGGATCGAATGCTTCGGTAAACGTGGTTTATTCGGGTACAATGGCAGCTGTCATCGAAGGTTGTATCTCCGGAATTCCCAGCATTGGGTTTTCATTATTGGATTACAGCAGTAAAGCTGACTTTAGCGCCTGCGGCAACTTTATTAATGAAATTACCGGAAAGGTTTTAAAAGAAGGCCTCCCGCAAGGAGTTTGTTTAAATGTAAATATTCCCGCCATAAAAGCGGAAGAAATAAATGGGATTAAAATTTGTCGACAGTCAAAGGCCCGATGGGTTGAAGAGTTTGACGTACGTAAAGATCCTCGGGAGAAAGATTACTTTTGGCTAACCGGATATTTTGAAAAATTGGATAATGAGCCTGATACAGATCAATGGGCTTTGGAAAATCATTATGTATCGGTAGTTCCAACCCAATTTGATTTTACTGCCCACAAAGAAATCGCAACGATTAAAAAATGGCAACTTAATGGGAAATCTATTAAATAA
- a CDS encoding DUF2520 domain-containing protein yields the protein MDLAEIHQIVVLGSGNLATRLSIALQLAGLEIIQIYGRNIRHAETLAIHLGTKWTNDLKAVIPSADLYLLCLSDDALTEVIGAFPFKDKLLVHTSGTISMDVFQNFQNNYGIFYPLQTFSKNKEIEFEDIPICIEANTKTNESKLVRLAEKISNNIHLISSDQRKTLHIAAVFASNFTNYFYSVSKDILESNQLSFNLLKPLIIETVEKAMSQNPDETQTGPARRGDKKIISTHLDFLNSRPEFKEMYELISKHIMNKYSKQ from the coding sequence ATGGATTTGGCCGAAATACATCAAATTGTCGTACTTGGTTCAGGTAATTTGGCTACCCGATTATCCATTGCATTGCAATTGGCCGGATTGGAGATCATACAAATTTATGGGCGCAACATCCGGCATGCTGAAACGCTTGCAATTCATTTGGGTACGAAGTGGACCAACGACCTAAAAGCCGTTATTCCTTCGGCCGACCTTTATTTGTTATGTTTAAGCGATGATGCTTTAACAGAAGTCATCGGAGCTTTTCCATTCAAAGACAAGCTATTAGTTCACACTTCCGGCACTATTTCAATGGATGTATTTCAAAACTTCCAAAATAATTATGGCATTTTTTATCCCCTGCAAACTTTTTCAAAAAACAAAGAAATCGAATTTGAAGATATTCCGATTTGTATTGAAGCCAATACAAAAACTAATGAATCAAAATTGGTGAGGCTGGCAGAAAAAATTTCTAATAATATACACCTCATCAGTTCGGACCAAAGAAAAACTTTGCATATTGCTGCTGTTTTTGCTTCTAACTTTACCAATTATTTTTATTCCGTATCGAAAGATATTTTGGAATCGAATCAACTTTCTTTCAACCTGCTAAAACCGCTTATTATTGAAACTGTAGAAAAGGCAATGTCTCAAAATCCGGATGAAACACAAACAGGCCCGGCCCGACGAGGAGATAAAAAAATCATTTCGACCCATTTGGATTTCTTAAATTCACGACCCGAATTCAAGGAAATGTACGAGTTAATTTCCAAACACATCATGAATAAATACTCAAAGCAATGA
- a CDS encoding LytTR family DNA-binding domain-containing protein, whose protein sequence is MKYTAIVIDDERLARLTLLKDLESFPEIVILGEASSIYNAKLLIEKLNPDLLFLDIQLVDGTGFDLINNIEFSGKIIFITAFDEYAIRAFEINAVDYLLKPISIKRLKNAIDKLSVTDKQNTVSTSFKLNYKDRLMVMHKKSINFIKIDTIDSIYASREYSYIHTINGKEYLTSKSLGEWDARLPDEHFCRIHRSAIINFDFIIKIEHHMTGTASVFIQGLTEPLNISRNYFRKLKDRYCL, encoded by the coding sequence ATGAAATATACTGCAATTGTCATCGACGATGAAAGGTTGGCCAGATTGACTTTATTAAAAGACTTAGAGTCATTCCCCGAAATAGTGATATTGGGTGAGGCATCAAGTATTTATAATGCCAAGCTTTTAATTGAAAAATTGAATCCTGATCTTTTATTTCTGGACATACAGCTTGTAGATGGAACCGGATTTGACCTGATTAACAACATCGAATTCTCGGGAAAAATCATTTTTATTACTGCTTTTGATGAATATGCCATCAGGGCCTTTGAAATAAATGCCGTCGACTATTTATTGAAGCCTATATCTATAAAGCGATTAAAAAATGCCATTGATAAGCTATCAGTAACAGATAAACAAAATACTGTCTCTACTTCTTTTAAGCTAAATTATAAAGACCGACTAATGGTGATGCATAAAAAGTCAATTAATTTCATTAAAATTGATACCATCGATTCAATTTATGCTTCCCGTGAATACAGTTATATACATACCATTAATGGGAAGGAATATCTTACATCAAAATCTCTTGGTGAATGGGATGCTCGATTACCTGATGAACATTTTTGCCGTATTCACCGTTCAGCTATAATAAATTTCGATTTCATTATTAAAATTGAACACCACATGACAGGTACTGCAAGTGTTTTCATACAGGGATTAACTGAACCATTGAATATTTCCCGTAACTATTTCCGGAAATTGAAAGACAGATATTGTTTATAA
- the maf gene encoding septum formation protein Maf: MPELNSLKYKIILASGSPRRQSLLKELGLDFSVELREIDEVYPPNLKGKEIAEYLAGLKAAAFKPNEIPDDQLLVTADTIVCVDDKMLAKPEDFAHAKEMLQLLSGRWHEVITGVCLKSNKKEKIFSASTKVRFKTLTSAEINYYIENYKPYDKAGAYGIQEWIGFIGISEISGSFHNVMGLPVQKLYEELLKF, from the coding sequence ATGCCTGAACTAAATTCACTCAAATATAAAATCATTCTTGCATCCGGCTCACCCCGACGTCAATCGCTGTTGAAAGAACTGGGTCTTGATTTCAGTGTTGAGCTTAGAGAAATTGACGAAGTTTACCCGCCAAATCTGAAGGGAAAAGAAATTGCTGAATATCTGGCAGGACTTAAAGCTGCTGCATTTAAACCGAATGAGATCCCGGATGATCAACTTCTGGTTACAGCGGATACCATTGTTTGTGTGGATGACAAAATGCTTGCTAAACCTGAAGATTTTGCACATGCAAAAGAGATGCTCCAATTGCTATCGGGCAGATGGCACGAAGTGATTACCGGTGTTTGTTTGAAATCAAATAAAAAAGAGAAAATATTTTCCGCTTCCACAAAAGTTCGATTCAAGACCTTAACTTCAGCGGAAATTAATTATTATATAGAAAATTACAAACCCTACGATAAGGCCGGTGCTTATGGCATTCAGGAATGGATCGGTTTTATCGGGATAAGTGAAATATCAGGATCGTTCCACAATGTGATGGGCCTGCCTGTTCAGAAGCTTTATGAAGAACTACTAAAATTCTGA
- a CDS encoding site-specific integrase: MSRWTSYNLLFFIKRKKLLKSGKASLFAKITVNKDHTEFVLNCSVTPELWSKENGGAIGNSQEAKLVNEFIDSVKFKFQSIINRMNNAGIEITPEHLKNKYLGVEPSIQTILGIFNDHTLKIKALLGIEYSKGTYTKYRSCYKHVKDFILFKYKKADLAILKVDHEFISNLEFYIRSEKRCSHNTTMKYLNIFKRITRIALHNDWLKKDPYSNYKLSWKKVDRDYLSEEEISRIIKKEFSIERLQMVKDCFLFACYTGLAHSDLQRLTPENLIVGFDNKQWISIKRKKTNVLSNIPLLPVAIAIIEKYKDHPVVIEKNVLLPVNSNQKMNAYLKEIADICGITKTLTSHVARHTFATTITLNNDVPIESVSKMLGHSSLEMTKIYARLLDKKVGRDMEHIAEKYSE; encoded by the coding sequence ATGAGCCGTTGGACATCTTACAACCTGCTGTTTTTCATCAAAAGAAAAAAACTTCTTAAGTCTGGTAAAGCATCATTATTTGCAAAAATCACCGTTAACAAAGATCATACTGAATTTGTATTAAACTGCAGCGTTACACCTGAACTTTGGAGTAAAGAAAATGGCGGTGCTATTGGAAATTCTCAGGAAGCTAAGTTGGTAAATGAATTTATAGATTCTGTTAAATTCAAGTTTCAATCCATTATCAACAGAATGAATAATGCCGGCATTGAAATCACACCCGAACATCTCAAAAATAAATATCTTGGTGTCGAACCCTCGATCCAAACTATATTAGGTATATTTAATGATCATACTTTGAAAATCAAAGCTTTATTAGGCATCGAATATTCAAAAGGCACTTATACCAAATATCGATCTTGCTACAAACATGTAAAGGACTTTATTTTATTCAAATACAAAAAGGCGGATCTGGCAATCCTTAAGGTTGATCATGAATTTATTTCTAATCTCGAATTCTATATAAGAAGCGAAAAACGATGCAGTCATAATACCACAATGAAATACTTGAATATTTTCAAAAGGATAACAAGAATAGCTTTGCATAATGATTGGTTAAAAAAGGATCCCTATTCAAACTATAAATTATCCTGGAAGAAAGTAGATCGTGATTACTTGTCTGAAGAAGAAATATCCAGGATAATCAAAAAAGAATTTTCAATCGAAAGACTCCAAATGGTGAAAGATTGTTTTTTATTTGCTTGTTATACTGGCCTGGCACATTCCGATCTTCAAAGACTGACACCTGAAAATCTTATTGTCGGATTTGATAACAAGCAATGGATAAGCATTAAAAGAAAAAAGACGAATGTCCTGAGTAACATCCCTCTTTTACCGGTAGCGATAGCAATCATTGAAAAGTATAAAGATCATCCGGTGGTAATCGAAAAAAATGTATTGCTGCCTGTTAACTCAAACCAAAAAATGAATGCCTATCTGAAAGAAATTGCTGACATCTGTGGAATCACAAAAACACTTACCAGCCATGTAGCACGTCATACTTTTGCAACCACAATTACACTCAATAATGATGTACCGATCGAAAGCGTTTCAAAAATGCTTGGCCATAGTTCATTGGAGATGACAAAAATCTATGCAAGGCTATTAGATAAAAAAGTAGGGAGGGATATGGAACATATTGCTGAAAAGTACTCAGAATAG
- a CDS encoding ComEC family competence protein has product MIFWHKFPYVRILLFYLLGVFIAYFTNTEILYPSLFFIIIVLISSFLLPFTKFLNYRFRLIPGFFIGIIFMLLGILLTTMQKSKGPLAVSSNQKQDYFFMITEEPSESAKSIKILGDVFGGEINKNSIPTSIKCLIYLAKDSLAKMLVYGDVLKINTRLSEINPPQNPHEFNYRKYLKNRNIYHQAYLNKDAWQIIDHKQANPIKYYALKIRQHLLSTLKSSNLSESEFAVAAAILLGQDEILDDETRQDYSGSGAIHVLCVSGLHVGIIFLAFNLILSFLKKKGAQKLIKTLLLILFIWSYALITGISPSVLRASVMLSFIIVGEAFNKKGNIYNSIATSAFLLLLINPLMIMEVGFQLSYAAVIGIVSLYPLIKKQLYHPNHIIDKILSILIVSVAAQLGTFPIAIYYFHQFPVYFLFTNLVVILLATLIINIGFLYLLLSSIPLISFCFQFIFKMTISFMNKYVAFIESLPGSTMKGLVLSFLMMLIIYLLIIGITQSILQKSKSWFVLGLLSIIILGFGFSYKNISQLWQHKMIVYKIQGYSAIEFQQGKKNFVMLDSALIIDQQKINYHLTTNWWYSGISQPQIVSFDENKDPSIQLIKHGDLFFFQNHTFLRISKDNDDALKKLQIPVDYLIISNNPNISMEKLQSNFSPKLIILDSSNSNYFTQKLVQEAEKIGVSLYAVNNSGAYIINL; this is encoded by the coding sequence ATGATTTTCTGGCATAAATTTCCTTACGTACGTATACTCTTATTTTATCTCCTTGGGGTTTTCATCGCTTATTTTACAAATACCGAGATACTGTATCCTTCATTATTCTTCATTATCATTGTTCTTATCAGCTCATTTCTACTGCCCTTTACCAAGTTTTTAAATTATCGGTTCCGATTGATCCCCGGGTTTTTTATTGGAATCATTTTTATGTTATTGGGAATTCTCTTAACTACAATGCAAAAATCAAAAGGCCCTCTAGCTGTTTCATCCAATCAAAAACAGGATTATTTTTTTATGATTACTGAAGAGCCTTCCGAATCGGCAAAATCAATAAAAATTTTAGGTGATGTTTTTGGGGGGGAAATAAATAAAAATTCAATTCCGACTTCCATAAAATGCCTGATTTACCTCGCTAAAGATAGTTTAGCAAAAATGCTGGTTTACGGAGATGTTCTAAAAATCAACACTCGTTTGTCGGAAATAAATCCTCCACAGAACCCACATGAATTTAACTATCGGAAATATTTAAAAAACCGCAATATCTATCATCAAGCTTACTTAAATAAAGATGCGTGGCAAATCATTGATCATAAACAAGCTAACCCTATTAAATATTATGCCTTAAAAATCAGACAACATTTACTAAGCACCCTAAAGAGTTCAAATCTATCAGAATCGGAATTCGCGGTAGCAGCAGCAATCCTGCTTGGACAGGATGAAATTCTTGATGATGAAACCCGCCAAGACTATTCAGGTTCAGGAGCGATACATGTACTTTGCGTATCGGGTTTACATGTAGGAATTATCTTTTTAGCATTCAACCTCATATTATCATTTTTAAAGAAAAAGGGGGCCCAAAAACTGATAAAAACCCTGTTGCTAATACTTTTTATTTGGAGTTATGCTCTGATTACCGGTATTTCACCTTCTGTTTTGCGAGCTTCGGTCATGCTTAGTTTTATTATTGTGGGCGAAGCATTCAATAAAAAAGGGAATATTTATAATTCCATTGCAACTTCTGCCTTTCTGCTACTTTTAATTAATCCATTGATGATTATGGAAGTTGGGTTTCAACTTTCATATGCAGCCGTGATTGGAATCGTATCTCTTTATCCGCTGATTAAAAAACAACTTTATCATCCAAACCATATCATCGACAAAATACTTTCCATCTTAATAGTGTCGGTTGCGGCACAGTTGGGGACATTCCCCATAGCGATTTATTATTTCCATCAATTCCCGGTTTATTTTTTATTTACCAATTTAGTGGTCATTTTATTAGCTACTCTTATCATCAATATTGGATTTCTCTACTTGCTGCTATCATCCATTCCATTGATTTCTTTCTGCTTTCAATTTATTTTTAAAATGACCATCAGTTTTATGAATAAATACGTTGCTTTCATCGAATCTTTACCCGGCTCAACCATGAAAGGCTTGGTTTTGAGCTTTTTGATGATGCTCATCATCTATCTTTTAATTATCGGTATCACACAATCAATCCTACAGAAATCAAAATCATGGTTTGTTTTAGGTTTACTTTCAATTATCATTTTAGGATTTGGATTCAGTTACAAAAATATTTCACAATTATGGCAGCATAAAATGATTGTTTATAAAATTCAGGGTTATTCTGCAATTGAGTTTCAACAAGGCAAAAAGAATTTTGTAATGTTGGATTCAGCGCTGATCATCGACCAACAGAAAATCAATTACCACTTAACAACCAATTGGTGGTACTCGGGTATCAGTCAGCCTCAAATTGTGTCCTTTGATGAAAATAAAGATCCTTCAATCCAATTAATAAAGCATGGAGATTTGTTTTTCTTTCAGAATCATACTTTTTTAAGAATTAGCAAAGACAACGATGACGCTCTAAAAAAGCTCCAGATTCCGGTCGATTACTTGATTATCTCAAATAACCCAAATATTTCGATGGAAAAATTGCAATCTAATTTCTCTCCAAAACTTATTATTCTGGATTCTTCAAACTCAAACTATTTTACACAAAAATTGGTACAGGAAGCAGAAAAAATTGGAGTTTCACTTTATGCCGTGAACAATTCGGGTGCTTATATTATCAACCTGTGA
- the lpxB gene encoding lipid-A-disaccharide synthase: MRYYIIAGEASGDLHSSNLMKEINLLDQEANFRCWGGDLMETQGGVLVKHYRELAFMGFKDVVANLNTIRKNLELCKNDLLAFNPDVLILVDYPGFNLRIAEFAKNNNIRTVYYISPQVWAWKKSRVKKIKRDVDQMFVILPFEKGFYQDLNYDVEFVGHPLLDVIKNREISNKQDFQKHNQLDERPIIAVLPGSRKQEISRMLKIMLSVIPHFPDSQFVVAGAPGLTPDFYFSVLGKSDIKVIHAQTYNLLDHAKAAIVSSGTATLETALFNVPEVVCYKGDAVSVFIARQLIKIKYISLVNLIMDKAVVKELIQSDFNTESIRTELNELLNNSQYRDKMQLDFIELKKLLGEEGASKRAANKIFSFLQ, encoded by the coding sequence ATGCGGTATTATATCATAGCAGGAGAAGCATCGGGTGATTTGCATTCATCAAATTTGATGAAGGAAATTAATCTTCTGGATCAGGAAGCAAATTTCAGGTGCTGGGGTGGGGATTTGATGGAAACCCAAGGGGGCGTTTTGGTAAAACATTATCGCGAACTGGCCTTTATGGGCTTCAAGGACGTGGTTGCCAATCTTAATACCATCCGTAAAAACCTTGAGCTGTGTAAAAACGACCTATTAGCATTCAACCCTGATGTACTTATTTTGGTCGATTATCCGGGCTTCAACTTGAGAATTGCAGAATTTGCGAAAAATAACAATATCAGAACGGTTTATTATATTTCTCCTCAGGTTTGGGCCTGGAAAAAATCGAGGGTTAAAAAAATAAAACGTGATGTTGATCAAATGTTTGTTATCCTGCCTTTCGAGAAAGGATTTTATCAGGATTTAAATTATGATGTCGAATTTGTGGGCCATCCATTGCTTGATGTTATCAAAAATAGGGAAATCAGCAACAAGCAGGATTTCCAAAAGCACAACCAGCTTGATGAGAGACCAATTATTGCTGTTTTACCGGGCAGCCGTAAACAGGAAATTTCACGCATGTTGAAAATCATGTTATCAGTCATTCCTCACTTTCCTGATTCGCAGTTTGTGGTTGCCGGAGCTCCCGGACTTACTCCTGACTTTTATTTTTCGGTACTTGGTAAAAGTGATATAAAAGTAATTCACGCACAAACCTATAATTTATTGGATCATGCAAAGGCAGCCATCGTTTCATCAGGTACAGCCACACTCGAAACCGCATTATTCAATGTGCCGGAAGTTGTTTGCTATAAAGGGGATGCTGTTTCGGTATTTATCGCACGTCAATTAATCAAAATCAAATACATTTCTTTGGTTAATTTAATTATGGATAAAGCTGTGGTAAAGGAGCTTATTCAATCGGATTTTAATACTGAAAGCATCCGGACAGAACTGAATGAATTGTTGAACAACTCACAATATCGCGATAAAATGCAGCTTGATTTTATTGAGCTCAAAAAACTATTGGGCGAAGAAGGGGCTTCCAAGAGGGCTGCAAATAAAATTTTCTCTTTCCTACAATAA
- a CDS encoding histidine kinase produces the protein MLNLIGWLLFHLLCLLLYFDPKSGLIEYGLYITYAISGFITTLFLRYVYKKLLFKNDKKSVVRLLLVIFSTSILSLILYKGLEILTSIAFTPINYWILNIIKPTVFSFIRDNLLGFLTLIIWSILYYMINMWIEFIVNEERIVKAEIHSKKSQLQMLRYQLNPHFLFNSLNSIKALTIENPQKAGFMITELSEFLRATLNYNDRIFITIREEIDIIEKYLSIEKIRFEERLEHRITFSEGLLDKEIPCFITQPLVENAIIHGLTSNPGGINLWINFSINDEFLIIEVENSGVLNKNKITSGTGIKNIIERLENSYPGQFKLDITQINNFVNVQLIIPSKQ, from the coding sequence ATGCTAAATTTAATTGGGTGGTTACTATTTCATTTGCTCTGCCTTTTATTATATTTTGATCCAAAATCTGGTTTAATTGAGTATGGGCTTTACATAACATACGCAATATCAGGATTCATAACTACATTATTCTTACGATATGTCTACAAAAAATTATTGTTTAAAAATGACAAAAAATCTGTTGTTCGATTATTATTGGTCATTTTCTCAACATCAATCCTTTCGTTAATCTTGTATAAAGGGTTGGAAATTCTTACTTCCATTGCTTTTACTCCAATAAATTATTGGATCCTGAATATTATTAAACCAACCGTTTTCTCATTCATTAGGGACAACCTATTAGGTTTTCTTACCTTGATTATTTGGAGCATTCTCTATTATATGATAAATATGTGGATTGAGTTTATAGTGAATGAAGAAAGAATAGTTAAAGCAGAAATTCATTCGAAGAAGTCTCAATTACAAATGTTACGCTATCAGCTTAACCCACATTTTCTATTCAATTCTTTGAATTCAATTAAAGCATTAACTATTGAAAATCCGCAGAAAGCAGGGTTTATGATTACTGAATTATCTGAATTTTTAAGGGCTACATTAAACTATAATGATAGGATATTTATAACAATCAGAGAGGAAATTGATATTATTGAAAAGTATTTATCTATTGAGAAGATTAGATTTGAGGAAAGGCTTGAACATAGAATCACCTTTAGCGAAGGCCTCTTAGATAAGGAGATACCATGTTTTATTACACAACCATTAGTGGAAAATGCAATAATACATGGACTTACATCAAATCCAGGGGGAATAAACTTATGGATAAATTTTTCGATTAATGATGAATTTCTTATCATTGAAGTAGAAAACAGTGGTGTGTTGAATAAGAATAAAATTACTTCCGGAACAGGGATAAAAAATATTATTGAACGACTTGAAAATTCTTATCCTGGTCAATTTAAACTGGATATTACGCAAATAAACAATTTTGTAAATGTTCAACTCATAATACCATCAAAACAATGA